In Streptomyces sp. NBC_00306, a single genomic region encodes these proteins:
- a CDS encoding helix-turn-helix transcriptional regulator: MTDRGLWSYKEIAAHIKVQPDTVRSYRKHGLLPPPDHVETGKPYWYADTIRVWVANRPGNRSRRTE, encoded by the coding sequence ATGACGGACAGAGGACTCTGGTCCTACAAGGAGATCGCCGCACACATCAAGGTGCAGCCGGACACGGTCCGCTCCTATCGCAAGCACGGTCTTCTCCCGCCGCCCGACCATGTGGAGACCGGCAAGCCCTACTGGTACGCGGACACGATCCGCGTCTGGGTGGCCAACCGCCCCGGAAACAGGAGCCGCAGAACCGAGTGA
- the iolC gene encoding 5-dehydro-2-deoxygluconokinase: MPQPYDVITMGRIGVDLYPLRTGVPLAQVDTFGKFLGGSATNVAVGAARLGRRTAVITRTGQDAFGDYLHQALGEFGVDDRWVTPVAAYPTPVTFCEIFPPDDFPLYFYRQPKAPDLEIHESELDLAAIREARVFWMTGTGLCAEPSRGATLAALAHRDRSGITVFDLDWRPMFWTDPDEARPYYREALPHATVAVGNLDECEIATGESEPEAAARALLAAGVELAVVKQGPKGVLALHRDGTRAEVPPVPVEVVNGLGAGDAFGGALCHGLLSDRPLEQIMRYANAAGAIVAARLACSSAMPYASEVDQVLAGGSVPPSPTPPPTAPGVPSGTLAPPPSDTAPRTPPPPPPAPHSPGAAS, encoded by the coding sequence ATGCCTCAGCCGTACGACGTGATCACGATGGGACGGATCGGGGTGGACCTCTATCCGCTGCGGACCGGGGTCCCGCTGGCACAGGTCGACACGTTCGGGAAGTTCCTCGGCGGCTCGGCCACCAATGTCGCCGTCGGCGCGGCCCGTCTCGGCCGGAGGACGGCGGTGATCACCCGCACCGGCCAGGACGCGTTCGGGGACTATCTTCACCAGGCCCTCGGCGAGTTCGGTGTCGACGACCGCTGGGTGACGCCGGTGGCCGCGTACCCGACGCCGGTGACCTTCTGCGAGATCTTTCCGCCGGACGACTTTCCCCTCTACTTCTACCGGCAGCCCAAGGCGCCCGACCTCGAGATCCACGAGAGCGAACTCGACCTGGCGGCGATCCGCGAGGCGCGCGTGTTCTGGATGACCGGCACCGGTCTGTGCGCGGAGCCCAGCCGGGGCGCCACACTCGCCGCGCTCGCCCATCGCGACCGTTCCGGCATCACGGTCTTCGACCTGGACTGGCGGCCGATGTTCTGGACGGACCCGGACGAGGCCAGGCCGTACTACCGCGAGGCCCTGCCCCACGCCACCGTCGCCGTCGGCAATCTCGACGAGTGCGAGATCGCGACCGGTGAGAGCGAGCCGGAAGCGGCCGCCCGCGCCCTGCTCGCCGCCGGGGTGGAGCTCGCCGTCGTCAAACAGGGCCCCAAGGGGGTCCTCGCCCTGCACCGCGACGGCACCCGCGCCGAGGTCCCGCCCGTCCCGGTGGAGGTGGTCAACGGCCTGGGCGCCGGCGACGCCTTCGGCGGGGCGCTGTGCCACGGGCTGCTCTCCGACCGGCCGTTGGAGCAGATCATGCGGTACGCGAACGCAGCCGGGGCGATCGTCGCGGCCCGGCTCGCCTGCTCCAGCGCGATGCCGTACGCCTCCGAGGTCGACCAGGTCCTGGCCGGAGGCTCCGTGCCGCCCTCGCCGACACCGCCGCCGACCGCGCCCGGGGTCCCGTCGGGCACGCTCGCGCCGCCCCCGTCCGACACCGCGCCCCGGACGCCTCCACCACCCCCGCCGGCCCCCCACTCGCCCGGAGCCGCTTCGTGA
- a CDS encoding heavy-metal-associated domain-containing protein, which translates to MTAETETSPTAPASGCCGGGACGSGAADVQIGGVTTVYQVTGMTCGHCEGAVSGEISGLPGVTSVKAVAATGQVTVVSEAPLDEAAVRDAVDEAGYELVGLA; encoded by the coding sequence ATGACCGCGGAGACCGAGACTTCCCCGACCGCCCCCGCATCCGGCTGCTGCGGCGGCGGCGCCTGCGGCAGCGGTGCGGCCGACGTGCAGATCGGCGGCGTCACGACGGTCTACCAGGTCACCGGCATGACCTGCGGCCACTGCGAAGGTGCCGTCTCCGGTGAGATCTCCGGACTCCCGGGCGTCACCTCCGTCAAGGCCGTCGCCGCGACCGGTCAGGTGACCGTCGTCTCCGAGGCACCCCTGGACGAGGCCGCCGTGCGCGACGCCGTCGACGAGGCCGGGTACGAGCTCGTCGGCCTCGCCTGA
- a CDS encoding SigE family RNA polymerase sigma factor, protein MKTSAEADFRAFVVSRWPRMLRTARLLTGHHHDAEDLVQAALAKAYVKWERIQRTDDPDAYVWRIMINANVDRLRRTRAREWLTTRFPETVAPDRTEGIADRSALVQALDRLPPRQRAVIVLRYLEDRTESEVARLLGTRIGTVRSHGARALRRLRGEPGVAREPAGASANGRAARGTPREPRP, encoded by the coding sequence TTGAAGACGAGCGCGGAGGCGGACTTCCGGGCATTCGTGGTCAGCCGCTGGCCACGGATGCTCCGGACGGCCCGGCTCCTGACCGGACATCACCACGACGCGGAGGACCTGGTGCAGGCAGCCCTGGCCAAGGCGTATGTGAAGTGGGAGCGCATCCAGCGCACCGACGACCCCGACGCCTACGTCTGGCGCATCATGATCAATGCCAATGTGGACCGGCTCCGGCGTACGCGGGCACGTGAGTGGCTCACCACCCGCTTCCCGGAGACCGTGGCCCCGGACCGCACCGAGGGCATCGCCGACCGGAGCGCGCTCGTCCAGGCGCTCGACCGGCTGCCGCCCCGGCAGCGTGCCGTGATCGTGCTGCGGTATCTGGAGGACCGCACCGAGTCGGAGGTGGCCCGGCTGCTCGGCACCCGCATCGGCACGGTCCGCAGCCACGGCGCGCGTGCCCTGCGCCGCCTCCGCGGCGAGCCGGGGGTGGCTCGTGAGCCCGCTGGGGCGTCCGCGAACGGCAGGGCGGCCCGTGGGACACCGAGGGAGCCGCGTCCGTGA
- a CDS encoding sugar phosphate isomerase/epimerase family protein: protein MTGPRRFSINQMTVKQLSLPELTKSCLRLGVSGVGLWREPVRSYGVAATAALVRDAGLAVTSLCRGGFFTAIDPAERARALDDNRVAIDEAAALGTDTLVLVSGGLPPGSSDLAGARERIADALSVLAPYAGERGVRLAIEPLHPMYAADRCVVSTLTQALALAGRFPSSQVGVVVDTYHIWWDDTAPDAVVRAGAEGRIHAFQLADWTTPLPAGVLNGRGQIGDGSIDMRAWRSRVDAAGYSGPIEVELFNEELWARDGEEVLAETARRFTEHVL, encoded by the coding sequence ATGACCGGTCCGCGCCGCTTCAGCATCAACCAGATGACCGTGAAGCAGCTGTCCCTGCCCGAACTGACCAAGTCCTGCCTGCGGCTGGGCGTTTCCGGGGTCGGCCTGTGGCGCGAGCCCGTCCGGTCGTACGGCGTCGCGGCGACGGCCGCGCTCGTCCGCGACGCCGGTCTCGCGGTCACCAGCCTGTGCCGCGGCGGCTTCTTCACCGCGATCGACCCCGCCGAGCGGGCACGTGCGCTCGACGACAACCGCGTGGCGATCGACGAGGCCGCGGCCCTGGGCACGGACACCCTGGTCCTCGTCTCCGGCGGACTGCCGCCGGGCAGCAGCGACTTGGCCGGCGCCCGCGAGCGGATCGCGGATGCGCTGTCGGTCCTCGCACCGTACGCGGGGGAGCGGGGCGTACGGCTGGCGATCGAACCGCTGCACCCGATGTACGCGGCGGACCGCTGTGTCGTCTCCACCCTGACCCAGGCCCTCGCGCTCGCCGGGCGGTTCCCGTCGTCGCAGGTGGGCGTGGTGGTGGACACGTACCACATCTGGTGGGACGACACGGCCCCGGACGCGGTCGTGCGGGCGGGCGCGGAAGGCCGCATCCATGCCTTTCAACTCGCCGACTGGACCACACCGTTGCCCGCCGGCGTGCTCAACGGCCGGGGCCAGATCGGCGACGGGTCGATCGACATGCGCGCATGGCGCAGCCGGGTGGACGCGGCGGGCTACAGCGGCCCGATCGAGGTCGAGCTGTTCAACGAGGAGCTGTGGGCGCGGGACGGTGAGGAGGTGCTGGCGGAGACAGCTCGCCGCTTCACCGAGCACGTGCTCTGA
- a CDS encoding heavy metal translocating P-type ATPase, with the protein MHTTQVELTIGGMTCASCAARVEKKLNRMEGVEATVNYATEKARISCPPDLKVSDLIATVVKTGYTAEEPPPPAPEPEISAGAGSTGTGSPDGGVGDPESAALRQRLVVSAVLSVPVVLMAMVPALQFDNWQWLSLTLAAPVAVWGALPFHRATWTNLRHGAASMDTLVSLGTLAAFGWSLWALFLGHAGMPGMRHGFDLTASRTDGASTIYLEVTAGVVTFLLLGRYLEARSKRKAGAALRALMELGAKDVALLRDGTETRIPIGRLAAGDRFVVRPGEKIATDGTVVEGTSAVDASLLTGESVPADVAAGDPVTGGCVNVGGRLVVEATRVGADTRLARMAKLVEDAQSGKADVQRLADRISAVFVPVVIVLALLTLGFWLGSGAGPTAAFTAAVAVLIIACPCALGLATPTALMVGTGRGAQLGILIKGPEVLEATRTVDTVVLDKTGTVTTGRMSLQGVHTVEPGDEGAGSELLRLAGALEHASEHPVARAIAAGAAERVGTLPVPSSFENLPGLGVRGTVDGHDVLVGRARLLEDAGVEVPPALRSVAADGRTAVFAARDGKVLGALTVADTVRDTSAEAVARLRDLGLTPVLLTGDSRAVAEAVAAEVGIDEVHAEVMPEEKVEVVRRLQAQGRRVAMVGDGVNDAAALATADLGLAMGTGTDAAIEAGDLTLVRGDLRAAADAIRLARRTLATIIGNLFWAFGYNLAALPLAAFGLLNPMIAGLAMAFSSVFVVTNSLRLRSFR; encoded by the coding sequence GTGCACACGACCCAGGTCGAACTCACCATCGGCGGGATGACCTGTGCCTCCTGCGCCGCTCGCGTGGAGAAGAAGCTCAACCGCATGGAGGGGGTCGAGGCCACGGTCAACTACGCGACGGAGAAGGCCCGGATCTCCTGTCCGCCGGACCTGAAGGTGAGCGACCTGATCGCCACCGTCGTGAAGACCGGGTACACGGCCGAGGAGCCGCCGCCCCCGGCGCCGGAACCCGAGATCTCGGCCGGCGCCGGCAGCACCGGCACCGGCAGTCCCGACGGCGGCGTGGGCGACCCGGAGTCGGCCGCGCTCCGGCAGCGTCTCGTCGTCTCCGCCGTGCTGTCCGTGCCGGTGGTCCTGATGGCGATGGTCCCGGCCCTTCAGTTCGACAACTGGCAGTGGCTCTCCCTGACGCTCGCCGCGCCGGTCGCCGTCTGGGGCGCGCTGCCCTTCCACCGGGCCACCTGGACCAATCTGCGGCACGGCGCCGCCAGCATGGACACCCTGGTCTCCCTCGGCACGCTGGCCGCCTTCGGCTGGTCGCTGTGGGCCCTGTTCCTCGGTCACGCCGGGATGCCGGGCATGCGGCACGGCTTCGACCTGACGGCCTCGCGCACCGACGGCGCGTCCACGATCTATCTCGAAGTCACCGCCGGTGTGGTGACCTTCCTCCTGCTCGGCCGCTATCTGGAGGCCCGCTCCAAGCGGAAGGCCGGCGCGGCACTGCGTGCCCTGATGGAACTGGGCGCCAAGGACGTGGCCTTGTTGCGGGACGGCACGGAGACGCGGATACCGATCGGCCGGCTGGCGGCCGGTGACCGATTCGTCGTCCGCCCGGGCGAGAAGATCGCCACCGACGGCACGGTCGTGGAGGGCACGTCCGCCGTCGACGCCTCCCTGCTGACCGGCGAGTCGGTACCGGCGGACGTGGCGGCCGGCGACCCGGTCACCGGCGGCTGTGTGAACGTCGGGGGCCGCCTTGTCGTCGAGGCCACCCGGGTCGGCGCGGACACCCGGCTGGCCCGCATGGCCAAACTCGTGGAGGACGCCCAGAGCGGCAAGGCGGACGTGCAGCGTCTGGCCGACCGGATCTCGGCCGTCTTCGTTCCCGTCGTCATCGTCCTCGCGCTGCTCACCCTCGGGTTCTGGCTGGGCAGCGGAGCGGGCCCGACCGCCGCGTTCACCGCGGCCGTCGCCGTGCTGATCATCGCCTGCCCCTGTGCGCTCGGGCTGGCCACGCCGACCGCGCTCATGGTCGGCACCGGGCGGGGCGCCCAGCTCGGCATCCTCATCAAGGGTCCCGAGGTCCTGGAGGCCACCCGCACCGTCGACACCGTCGTCCTCGACAAGACCGGCACGGTGACCACCGGCCGGATGAGCCTCCAGGGCGTCCACACCGTGGAGCCGGGTGACGAGGGGGCCGGGAGCGAGCTGCTGCGTCTCGCGGGCGCTCTGGAGCACGCCTCCGAGCATCCCGTCGCCCGGGCGATCGCGGCGGGCGCCGCGGAGCGGGTGGGCACGCTGCCCGTCCCGTCGTCGTTCGAGAACCTTCCCGGCCTCGGCGTACGCGGCACGGTCGACGGCCACGACGTCCTGGTGGGCCGTGCACGCCTGCTGGAGGACGCGGGTGTGGAAGTGCCGCCCGCGCTGCGCTCCGTCGCGGCGGACGGCCGTACGGCGGTCTTCGCGGCCCGGGACGGCAAGGTGCTCGGCGCCCTCACGGTCGCCGACACGGTCCGGGACACGAGCGCCGAGGCCGTCGCCCGTCTGCGGGACCTCGGCCTCACGCCGGTGCTGCTGACGGGCGACAGCCGGGCGGTCGCCGAGGCGGTCGCGGCCGAGGTCGGCATCGACGAGGTGCATGCCGAGGTGATGCCGGAGGAGAAGGTGGAGGTGGTCCGGCGCCTCCAGGCACAGGGCCGCCGGGTGGCCATGGTCGGCGACGGGGTGAACGACGCGGCCGCCCTCGCCACGGCGGACCTCGGTCTGGCCATGGGCACGGGGACGGACGCCGCCATCGAGGCCGGTGACCTCACACTCGTACGGGGCGACCTGAGGGCCGCGGCCGACGCCATCCGTCTCGCCCGTCGGACTCTTGCCACAATCATCGGCAATCTTTTCTGGGCCTTCGGCTACAACCTCGCCGCACTGCCTCTCGCGGCGTTTGGCCTGCTCAACCCCATGATCGCCGGTCTGGCCATGGCCTTTTCGTCCGTATTTGTGGTGACCAACAGCCTGCGTCTACGCTCTTTCCGATGA
- the recD2 gene encoding SF1B family DNA helicase RecD2, with amino-acid sequence MSNPAVVEGVLERITYANEENGYTVARVDTGRGADLLTVVGSLLGAQPGESLRMEGRWGSHPQYGKQFTVENYTTVLPATVQGIRRYLGSGLIKGIGPRIAERIVDHFGVETLDIIEREPKKLIEVPGLGPKRTTLIGAAWEEQKAIKEVMIFLQGVGVSTSIAVRIYKKYGDASISVVKNQPYRLAADVWGIGFLTADKIAQAVGIPHDSPERVKAGLQYALSQSTDQGHCFLPEEQLIADAVKLLQVDTGLVIECLAELAADEEGVVRESVPGADGGEAVTAVYLVPFHRAEISLAAQVNRLLRTDEDRMPGFRDVVWDKALAWLADRTGAALAPEQEAAVRLALTSKVAVLTGGPGCGKSFTVRSVVELARAKKAKVVLAAPTGRAAKRLSELTGAEASTVHRLLELRPGGDAAYDRDRPLAADLVVVDEASMLDLLLANKLVKAVAPGAHLLLVGDVDQLPSVGAGEVLRDLLADGGPVPHVRLTRIFRQAQQSGVVTNAHRINSGLPPITSGLSDFFLFVEDETEDAGRVTVDVAARRIPAKFGLDPRRDVQVLAPMHRGPAGAGTLNGLLQQAITPARPDLPEKRFGGRVFRVGDKVTQIRNNYEKGKNGVFNGTVGVVTSLQPDDQRLTVLTDEDEEVGYDFDELDELAHAYAVTIHRSQGSEYPAVVIPVTTGAWMMLQRNLLYTAVTRAKKLVVLVGSRKAIGQAVRTVSAGRRFTALDHRLTGG; translated from the coding sequence ATGTCCAATCCAGCAGTGGTCGAAGGGGTCCTCGAGCGGATCACCTACGCCAACGAGGAGAACGGGTACACGGTCGCCCGCGTCGACACCGGACGCGGCGCCGATCTCCTCACGGTCGTCGGCTCGCTGCTCGGCGCGCAGCCGGGCGAGTCCCTGCGCATGGAGGGCCGCTGGGGCTCCCATCCGCAGTACGGCAAGCAGTTCACCGTGGAGAACTACACCACCGTCCTCCCGGCCACCGTCCAGGGCATACGCCGTTATCTCGGCTCCGGTCTGATCAAGGGCATCGGCCCGAGGATCGCCGAGCGCATCGTCGACCACTTCGGCGTCGAGACCCTCGACATCATCGAGAGGGAGCCGAAGAAACTCATCGAGGTCCCCGGACTCGGCCCGAAGCGGACCACGTTGATCGGCGCCGCTTGGGAGGAACAGAAGGCCATCAAGGAGGTCATGATCTTCCTCCAGGGTGTCGGCGTCTCCACCTCCATCGCCGTGCGCATCTACAAGAAGTACGGGGACGCCTCGATCTCGGTCGTGAAGAACCAGCCCTACCGCCTCGCGGCCGACGTGTGGGGCATCGGCTTCCTCACCGCCGACAAGATCGCCCAGGCCGTCGGCATACCCCACGACAGTCCGGAGCGGGTCAAGGCCGGCCTCCAGTACGCCCTGTCCCAGTCGACCGACCAGGGTCACTGCTTCCTGCCCGAGGAGCAGTTGATCGCGGACGCCGTGAAGCTCCTCCAGGTGGACACCGGCCTGGTCATCGAGTGCCTCGCCGAGCTCGCGGCCGACGAGGAGGGAGTCGTGCGGGAAAGCGTGCCCGGGGCGGACGGGGGCGAGGCGGTGACCGCCGTCTATCTGGTGCCCTTCCACCGTGCCGAGATCTCCCTGGCCGCCCAGGTGAACCGGCTGCTGCGCACCGACGAGGACCGGATGCCGGGCTTCCGGGACGTCGTGTGGGACAAAGCGCTCGCCTGGCTCGCCGACCGCACCGGCGCCGCGCTGGCCCCCGAGCAGGAGGCCGCGGTGCGACTCGCGCTCACCAGCAAGGTCGCTGTGCTCACCGGTGGCCCCGGCTGCGGAAAGTCCTTCACCGTGCGGTCGGTGGTGGAGCTGGCCCGCGCCAAGAAGGCGAAGGTGGTGCTGGCCGCCCCCACCGGCCGCGCGGCCAAGCGGCTCTCGGAGCTGACCGGGGCGGAGGCGTCCACCGTCCACCGGCTGCTGGAACTCAGACCGGGCGGCGACGCGGCATACGACCGGGACCGCCCGCTCGCCGCCGATCTGGTCGTCGTGGACGAGGCGTCCATGCTCGATCTGCTGCTGGCCAACAAGCTGGTCAAGGCCGTCGCACCGGGGGCGCACCTGCTGCTCGTCGGGGACGTCGACCAGTTGCCGAGCGTGGGCGCGGGCGAGGTGCTGCGGGATCTGCTCGCGGACGGCGGCCCGGTGCCCCATGTCCGCCTCACCCGGATCTTCCGCCAGGCCCAGCAGTCCGGTGTGGTGACCAACGCCCACCGCATCAACTCCGGTCTTCCGCCGATCACTTCGGGACTCTCCGACTTCTTCCTCTTCGTCGAGGACGAGACGGAGGACGCGGGAAGGGTCACCGTGGACGTGGCGGCCCGTCGGATTCCGGCCAAGTTCGGGCTCGACCCGCGGCGGGATGTGCAGGTTCTGGCGCCCATGCACCGCGGCCCGGCGGGTGCGGGCACCCTCAACGGTCTGCTGCAACAGGCCATTACGCCCGCCCGGCCGGATCTCCCCGAGAAGCGTTTCGGCGGACGGGTCTTCCGGGTCGGCGACAAGGTCACCCAGATTCGGAACAATTACGAGAAGGGAAAGAACGGCGTCTTCAACGGCACGGTCGGCGTGGTCACCTCGCTCCAGCCGGATGATCAGCGGCTGACGGTGCTGACGGACGAGGACGAGGAGGTTGGGTACGACTTCGACGAGCTGGACGAGCTGGCCCACGCGTACGCCGTGACCATCCACCGCTCCCAGGGCAGCGAATACCCGGCGGTGGTGATCCCGGTCACCACCGGAGCATGGATGATGCTTCAGCGGAACCTCCTCTACACGGCGGTCACCCGGGCCAAGAAGCTCGTCGTGCTCGTCGGCTCCCGCAAGGCGATAGGACAGGCGGTGCGCACCGTTTCCGCAGGCAGACGCTTCACCGCGCTCGACCACCGGCTGACCGGCGGCTGA
- a CDS encoding citrate synthase, which produces MRDDVSDNANSAVVLRYADGEYTYPVVDSTVGDKGFDIGKLRAQTGLVTLDSGYGNTAAYKSAITYLDGEQGILRYRGYPIEQLAERSTFLEVAYLLINGELPTVDELSAFKGEITQHTLLHEDVKRFFDGFPRDAHPMAMLSSVVSALSTFYQDSHNPFDEKQRHLSTIRLLAKLPTIAAYAYKKSIGHPFVYPRNDLGYVENFLRMTFSVPAQEYDLDPVVVSALDKLLILHADHEQNCSTSTVRLVGSSQANMFASISAGISALWGPLHGGANQSVLEMLEGIKANGGDVDSFIRKVKNKEDGVRLMGFGHRVYKSFDPRAKIIKAAAHDVLSALGKSDELLDIALKLEEHALSDDYFVSRNLYPNVDFYTGLIYRAMGFPTEMFTVLFAIGRLPGWIAQWHEMIKEPGSRIGRPRQIYTGEVLRDFVPVEAR; this is translated from the coding sequence GTGAGGGATGACGTGAGCGACAACGCTAATAGCGCAGTAGTACTGCGGTACGCGGACGGTGAATACACCTACCCGGTGGTCGACAGCACCGTCGGTGACAAGGGCTTCGACATCGGGAAGCTCCGAGCCCAGACCGGTCTGGTGACCCTGGACAGTGGCTACGGCAACACCGCCGCCTATAAATCCGCGATCACCTATCTCGACGGTGAGCAGGGGATTCTGCGGTACCGCGGTTACCCCATCGAGCAGCTGGCCGAGCGCTCCACCTTCCTCGAGGTGGCGTACCTGCTGATCAACGGTGAGCTGCCGACGGTCGACGAGCTGTCCGCCTTCAAGGGCGAGATCACCCAGCACACGCTGCTGCACGAGGACGTCAAGCGGTTCTTCGACGGCTTCCCGCGTGACGCCCACCCGATGGCGATGCTGTCCTCCGTGGTCAGTGCGCTGTCGACGTTCTACCAGGACAGCCACAACCCGTTCGACGAGAAGCAGCGTCACCTCTCGACGATCCGGCTGCTCGCCAAGCTTCCGACGATCGCGGCATACGCCTACAAGAAGTCGATCGGGCACCCCTTCGTCTACCCGCGCAACGACCTCGGGTACGTGGAGAACTTCCTGCGGATGACCTTCTCGGTCCCGGCCCAGGAGTACGACCTGGACCCGGTCGTGGTCTCGGCGCTCGACAAGCTGCTGATCCTGCACGCGGACCACGAGCAGAACTGTTCGACGTCCACCGTGCGTCTGGTCGGCTCCTCGCAGGCGAACATGTTCGCCTCGATCTCCGCCGGCATCAGCGCCCTGTGGGGCCCGCTGCACGGCGGCGCCAACCAGTCGGTGCTGGAGATGCTCGAGGGCATCAAGGCCAACGGCGGCGACGTCGACTCCTTCATCCGCAAGGTGAAGAACAAGGAGGACGGCGTCCGCCTGATGGGCTTCGGCCACCGCGTCTACAAGAGCTTCGACCCCCGGGCGAAGATCATCAAGGCGGCGGCGCACGACGTCCTCTCGGCCCTCGGCAAGTCCGACGAGCTGCTGGACATCGCGCTGAAGCTCGAGGAGCACGCGCTCTCCGACGACTACTTCGTCTCGCGCAACCTCTACCCGAACGTGGACTTCTACACGGGTCTCATCTACCGGGCCATGGGCTTCCCGACCGAGATGTTCACCGTGCTCTTCGCGATCGGCCGGCTGCCCGGCTGGATCGCCCAGTGGCACGAGATGATCAAGGAGCCGGGTTCCCGCATCGGCCGCCCGCGCCAGATCTACACCGGCGAGGTCCTGCGTGACTTCGTCCCGGTCGAGGCTCGCTGA
- a CDS encoding sugar phosphate isomerase/epimerase family protein, giving the protein MTSSVPSLNRIRVGSAPDSWGVWFPDDPQQVPWQRFLDEVADAGYEWIELGPYGYLPSDPVRLAEETARRGLKVSAGTVFTGLHHGPSVWEKTWAHVSDIAALTRAMGAEHLVVIPSFWRDDKTGEVLEDRTLTPEQWRDLTAQTERLGHEVRERYGLKIVVHPHADTHVDSEENVARFLDATDPSLVSLCLDTGHYAYCGGDSVKLIETYGERIGYLHLKQVDPDILAEVVADEVPFGPAVGRGVMCEPPSGIPALEPVLTAAQALDVELFAIVEQDMYPCPPDKPFPIARRTRRFLRSCGA; this is encoded by the coding sequence ATGACCTCCTCCGTACCCTCCCTGAACCGCATCCGGGTCGGATCGGCCCCCGATTCCTGGGGGGTGTGGTTCCCCGACGATCCCCAGCAGGTCCCCTGGCAGCGCTTCCTCGACGAGGTGGCCGACGCCGGTTACGAATGGATCGAGCTCGGACCGTACGGCTATCTCCCCAGCGACCCCGTCCGTCTCGCCGAGGAGACCGCCCGCCGGGGGCTGAAGGTCTCGGCCGGCACGGTCTTCACGGGACTGCACCACGGCCCGTCGGTCTGGGAGAAGACCTGGGCGCACGTCTCCGACATCGCCGCGCTCACCCGGGCCATGGGCGCCGAACACCTGGTCGTCATCCCCTCGTTCTGGCGGGACGACAAGACCGGCGAGGTGCTGGAGGACCGCACGCTCACGCCGGAGCAGTGGCGCGATCTGACCGCTCAGACCGAACGTCTGGGCCATGAGGTGCGCGAGCGCTACGGGCTGAAGATCGTCGTCCATCCGCACGCGGACACCCATGTCGACAGCGAGGAGAACGTCGCCCGCTTCCTCGACGCGACCGACCCCTCACTCGTCTCGCTCTGTCTGGACACGGGGCACTACGCCTACTGCGGCGGTGACAGCGTCAAGCTGATCGAGACCTACGGCGAGCGGATCGGCTATCTCCATCTGAAGCAGGTGGATCCGGACATCCTCGCCGAAGTCGTCGCGGACGAGGTCCCGTTCGGCCCCGCGGTCGGCCGGGGCGTGATGTGCGAGCCGCCGTCCGGCATCCCCGCGCTGGAGCCCGTCCTGACCGCGGCACAGGCCCTGGACGTGGAGCTCTTCGCCATCGTCGAGCAGGACATGTACCCGTGCCCGCCGGACAAGCCCTTCCCGATCGCCCGACGGACGCGCCGATTCCTGCGCTCTTGCGGCGCCTGA